The genomic region CTGCAACGGTTCCTCGCCATCTGCAGGGCAATGCAGCAGATTGCATGGCAGTAGCTATGCAGGCCGCACAATGGCAGATGAATCCTTTCGCTGTGGCGCAGAAAACGCACCTTATCAATGGCGTTCTGGGTTACGAAGCTCAACTGGTTAACGCAGTTATTTCCCGCAGTGGCGTACTGGCAAGCCGTTTTGAATATGAATGGTATGGCCCATGGGAAAAGGTCATCGGCAAGTTCAACATCAGAAAAGGTGAAAAAGGCGAATATCGCGTACCGGGTTGGACAATGGCTGATGAAGAAGGTATCGGCATCATTATCAAAGCGCGCCTGAAAGGTGAGGAGCAACCACGAGAACTCGATCTGCTTCTTGCTCAGGCTCGCGTTCGTAATTCCACGCTCTGGGCTGACGATCCGCGCCAGCAGCTTGCTTACCTCGCAGTGAAGCGCTGGGCTCGCCTTTTCTGCCCTGACGTCATTCTTGGCGTCTATACGCCAGACGAACTCGAAGAGCGGGAAGAGAAAATTATCAACCCAACGCAGGTGGCTCAAAGCATCACGATGCAGGTGATAAATTCTGAAAATACGCAGGCCGCCAGCGCTCAGAAGTCAGATGTAAACACAGGTGATATGGCCGAGAAATTCCGTAGCCGCATTGAATCTGCTGAAACCTTAGAAGATGCAACTGCTGTAGGGAACGATATCAACTCTGCGAAACCAGCGCTGGGAACGGCATTGTTCACGGAGTTGAAAAATAAAGCCACGCGCCAGTATCACCTGGTCAAGCATCGCTCTCTGATTGACGAAGCAATCAATGCCCTTCCTCAGCCGGGTGAACCTGATGCTGCAACATGCTTTGAAGCGGTAGAGAAAACTCTCTCCTCGGCGCGTAGGCATCTTGGAGACGAACTTCACGATAAGTACCGCATCACCCTGGACGACATGAAACCGGAGTACATCGGCTAACAGCGCCGGGAGGGGCAACACCCTCCCCGCCTGAGGGGTATTTATGCGCCTTATTAATCGCAGTAAGCAATCGCCACTTGGCCGCCGGGCATGCGATGCAGCACTGGCTAAGCATGTTGAACGATATGGAGACTATGGTCGTAGCGACAGGAAGGAAACATACACGGTGAACGTGGACGGCGTGAAAATCTGGGTAGAGGTTGTAAACCGCCATAAAAGCTATGTGGCAACAGCAATGACTGGAATGCGCCGACTGAGAACGTTACCCGGTCGATTTAACTGATAACGAATAATCAATAACGGCCCCGGTCGGGGCCACTGGAGAGATGATGAGCAAAAAAATAAAAGACTTCGATCTGATGAGTACCCGAGAAATTTGCTGCCAATTGCGGATCTCAGCCAGAACGCTGGAGCGTTATCGTAAGCGACCGAGTAACAGTAACCCTTTCCCTGAACCAGACTGTTCATACATGGGAGGCTCTAACAAATGGCTGAAAACTAAAGTTCACGAGTGGCAAGTACGGGAAATGTCACGTTCAGTCCGGCGCCCTATGTCTCACCTGAATCTTCCCCGCGACAGCAAGGGACGTATTATCCGGTCTGACGTGGCGTGAATTCCAATACATCGGGCTCGATGATGCTCATCAGTCGAGCCCACCACTTACTATAGGCCTCTCTCATTTCTTCTATGTAAGTGTATTTGTCGTACACCGACCACACTCCAGGCAGTTT from Citrobacter sp. RHB25-C09 harbors:
- a CDS encoding RecT family recombinase codes for the protein MENKNITVADQNAVVNSNIALFDSQYLNAISAFAQMMSQGAATVPRHLQGNAADCMAVAMQAAQWQMNPFAVAQKTHLINGVLGYEAQLVNAVISRSGVLASRFEYEWYGPWEKVIGKFNIRKGEKGEYRVPGWTMADEEGIGIIIKARLKGEEQPRELDLLLAQARVRNSTLWADDPRQQLAYLAVKRWARLFCPDVILGVYTPDELEEREEKIINPTQVAQSITMQVINSENTQAASAQKSDVNTGDMAEKFRSRIESAETLEDATAVGNDINSAKPALGTALFTELKNKATRQYHLVKHRSLIDEAINALPQPGEPDAATCFEAVEKTLSSARRHLGDELHDKYRITLDDMKPEYIG
- a CDS encoding DUF4060 family protein, translated to MRLINRSKQSPLGRRACDAALAKHVERYGDYGRSDRKETYTVNVDGVKIWVEVVNRHKSYVATAMTGMRRLRTLPGRFN
- the xis gene encoding excisionase Xis; its protein translation is MSKKIKDFDLMSTREICCQLRISARTLERYRKRPSNSNPFPEPDCSYMGGSNKWLKTKVHEWQVREMSRSVRRPMSHLNLPRDSKGRIIRSDVA